The Xenorhabdus doucetiae genome has a window encoding:
- the argE gene encoding acetylornithine deacetylase, which produces MNMKLPSFIKLYHQLIAAPSISATDAELDQNNEVVINLLAEWLTEIGFSIEIQPVPETRGKFNLLATLGSGSGGLLLCGHTDTVPFDAGRWTQDPFTLTERDGKLYGLGTADMKGFFAFIIDALRDIDISKLSHPLYILATADEETSMAGARYFAANTNIRPDFAIIGEPTSLQPIRAHKGHIAPAIRIEGKSGHSSDPARGVNAIDLMHESITQLIALRHTLQERYHNPAFVIPYPTMNFGHIHGGDAANRICACCELHMDIRPLPGLTLQDLDELLNDALEPVKQRWPGRLSVTELHPPIPGYECPTDHKLVGVIEKLLGTKADTVNYCTEAPFIQELCPTLVLGPGSIEQAHQPDEFLDMAFIEPTRKLLSQLVEHFCLSAA; this is translated from the coding sequence GTGAATATGAAATTACCGTCTTTTATTAAATTATATCATCAGCTCATTGCAGCTCCTTCTATCAGTGCAACCGATGCTGAACTGGATCAAAATAATGAAGTTGTTATCAATCTGCTGGCGGAGTGGCTAACAGAGATCGGCTTCTCCATTGAAATTCAACCCGTCCCTGAAACGCGAGGCAAATTCAATCTGCTGGCAACCTTGGGCAGTGGTTCAGGGGGATTACTGCTATGCGGCCACACCGATACCGTTCCTTTTGATGCAGGGCGCTGGACCCAAGATCCCTTCACCCTGACCGAACGCGATGGCAAGTTATATGGGCTTGGCACGGCTGACATGAAAGGCTTCTTTGCTTTTATCATTGATGCTTTGCGGGATATTGATATCAGTAAGCTGTCTCATCCCCTTTATATTCTGGCTACCGCTGACGAAGAGACCTCCATGGCAGGCGCCCGTTACTTTGCTGCCAACACCAACATTCGGCCTGATTTTGCGATCATTGGCGAACCCACCTCATTACAGCCAATTCGCGCCCATAAAGGGCATATCGCCCCTGCGATCCGCATTGAAGGAAAATCAGGGCATTCCAGCGATCCGGCTCGCGGTGTCAATGCCATTGATCTTATGCACGAATCCATTACCCAACTGATAGCACTACGCCACACCTTACAAGAGCGCTACCACAATCCCGCGTTTGTCATCCCTTATCCGACCATGAATTTCGGTCATATTCACGGCGGTGATGCGGCAAATCGCATTTGCGCCTGCTGCGAGCTGCATATGGATATCCGCCCGCTGCCTGGATTGACCTTGCAGGATTTGGATGAATTGCTGAATGACGCACTGGAACCGGTAAAACAGCGCTGGCCGGGTCGCCTAAGCGTGACAGAACTTCATCCCCCCATTCCGGGCTATGAATGCCCGACAGACCACAAACTGGTCGGTGTGATTGAAAAACTGTTGGGAACGAAAGCCGATACCGTCAATTACTGTACGGAAGCGCCTTTTATTCAGGAATTGTGCCCAACATTAGTCTTAGGTCCGGGATCGATTGAACAGGCGCATCAGCCCGATGAATTTTTGGATATGGCGTTTATTGAACCCACAAGAAAACTGCTTTCACAGCTTGTAGAGCACTTTTGTTTGAGTGCAGCGTAA
- the argB gene encoding acetylglutamate kinase, with protein sequence MEPLVIKLGGVLLDSEEALERLFTTLQLYRKTHRRPLVIVHGGGCLVDELMQQLQMPILKKQGLRITPEDQIDIITGTLAGTANKKLLAWATKSRLPAIGLCLGDGGTVKVSQLDADFGHTGKAQAGKPDLLKILLDLGYMPIISSIGITEQGELMNVNADQAATAIAQVLNADLILLSDVSGILDGKGQKIPEATAEKIEQLIDQGIITDGMIVKVNAALEAAKTLGQPVDIASWRHADQLIALFNGIPIGTRISA encoded by the coding sequence ATGGAGCCGTTAGTAATCAAGTTGGGTGGTGTGTTGTTAGACAGTGAAGAAGCGCTGGAACGGTTATTTACCACATTGCAGTTATACCGAAAAACACACAGGCGTCCGCTGGTGATTGTACATGGCGGTGGTTGCCTGGTTGATGAACTGATGCAGCAATTGCAGATGCCCATTTTGAAGAAACAAGGCCTGCGGATCACGCCAGAGGATCAAATCGACATTATTACCGGAACGTTGGCCGGAACCGCCAACAAAAAATTGCTGGCATGGGCAACAAAGTCTCGTCTGCCTGCCATCGGGTTATGTCTGGGGGATGGTGGAACCGTGAAGGTTTCTCAACTTGATGCCGACTTCGGTCACACGGGAAAGGCGCAAGCGGGAAAACCTGATCTGCTGAAAATTTTGCTGGATTTGGGCTATATGCCGATTATCAGCTCCATTGGTATCACTGAACAGGGTGAACTGATGAATGTGAATGCCGATCAAGCGGCGACTGCCATCGCTCAAGTGCTGAATGCGGATTTGATCTTGCTGTCCGATGTCAGCGGTATTTTGGATGGGAAAGGGCAAAAAATCCCGGAAGCTACGGCAGAGAAGATCGAGCAGCTCATCGACCAAGGCATTATCACCGACGGCATGATAGTGAAGGTGAATGCCGCGTTGGAGGCGGCAAAAACACTCGGACAACCCGTGGATATTGCGAGCTGGCGCCATGCAGATCAGTTGATTGCGTTATTTAATGGCATCCCTATTGGCACACGAATTTCAGCTTAA
- the argC gene encoding N-acetyl-gamma-glutamyl-phosphate reductase: protein MLNTLIVGASGYTGAELAAYLQRHPYVHLSSLWVSSQSLDAGKCFSALYPQYKGILDLPLQPLTDVIETAKGIDVVFLATAHEVSHDIAPEFLAAGCIVFDLSGAYRVQNTQFYKKYYGFEHKNAAWLAQAVYGLAEWQAEKIKQAQLVAVPGCYPTVSQLALKPLLEQNLLDTEQWPVINAVSGVSGAGRKASITNSFCEVSLQAYGVFNHRHQPEIATHLGTEVIFTPHLGNFSRGILATITCKLKSGVTEAQVREAYQQAYHDKPLVRLYDNGFPALKAVVGLPFCDIGFAVQGQHLIIVGAEDNLLKGAAAQAVQCMNMRLGYEETLALL, encoded by the coding sequence ATGTTGAATACGCTGATAGTAGGTGCCAGTGGTTATACCGGAGCTGAGTTAGCAGCATATCTACAACGTCATCCCTATGTCCATCTTTCCAGCTTGTGGGTTTCTTCTCAAAGTTTAGATGCGGGGAAATGTTTTTCAGCACTTTATCCTCAATATAAGGGAATACTTGATTTACCCTTACAGCCGTTGACCGATGTGATTGAGACGGCAAAGGGGATTGATGTGGTCTTCCTCGCGACTGCCCATGAAGTCAGCCATGATATTGCCCCGGAATTTCTGGCAGCAGGATGTATTGTGTTTGATTTATCCGGTGCCTATCGCGTACAAAATACACAGTTCTATAAAAAATACTACGGGTTCGAACATAAAAATGCTGCGTGGTTGGCGCAAGCAGTATATGGGTTGGCCGAGTGGCAAGCAGAGAAAATCAAGCAAGCACAATTGGTTGCCGTGCCCGGCTGTTACCCGACAGTTTCCCAACTCGCCTTGAAGCCGTTGCTTGAACAAAATTTATTAGATACAGAACAGTGGCCAGTTATCAATGCGGTGAGTGGTGTCAGTGGCGCGGGCCGGAAGGCCTCGATCACAAATAGCTTTTGTGAAGTGAGCCTGCAAGCATACGGGGTTTTTAACCATCGCCATCAACCTGAAATTGCCACCCATTTAGGGACAGAAGTGATTTTCACCCCGCATTTGGGCAATTTCTCCCGCGGTATTCTTGCCACAATCACCTGTAAATTGAAATCGGGTGTGACAGAAGCACAAGTGAGAGAGGCTTATCAGCAGGCCTATCATGATAAACCACTGGTGCGTTTATATGACAACGGGTTTCCCGCGTTGAAAGCGGTGGTGGGTTTGCCATTCTGCGATATTGGTTTTGCTGTTCAGGGGCAGCACCTGATTATCGTGGGGGCGGAGGATAATTTGTTGAAAGGTGCAGCAGCACAGGCAGTACAGTGTATGAACATGCGTTTGGGGTATGAGGAAACGCTGGCATTGCTTTAA